From Planctomycetota bacterium, a single genomic window includes:
- a CDS encoding methyltransferase domain-containing protein has protein sequence MDEQMARWNDEMYLKHPTPYHGLAGRIEHARVAAIVRLAGVAPGDAVLELGCGAGHVLVALPRCRRKVGLDISERSLADARARAAEHGEAGIEFGHFDGNDPLPYRPGEFDVIVCAEVLEHVPEPRRLVEGIHTIATPATRVVVTVPIERPKLLVKKALRAVGLMRLLFPGIEPGFSEGHLHCFSKQMLRDVTRGLFAIRRLRNVWGCHYAALMLKAQAAS, from the coding sequence GTGGACGAGCAGATGGCGCGGTGGAACGACGAGATGTACCTGAAGCACCCGACGCCATATCACGGCCTCGCGGGGCGGATCGAGCATGCGCGCGTCGCCGCCATCGTGCGGCTGGCCGGGGTGGCGCCGGGAGACGCCGTGCTCGAGCTCGGGTGCGGGGCAGGCCACGTGCTGGTGGCATTGCCCCGGTGCCGGCGCAAGGTGGGACTGGACATTTCAGAGCGCTCGCTCGCGGACGCCCGCGCCCGCGCGGCCGAGCACGGGGAGGCCGGCATCGAGTTCGGCCACTTCGACGGCAATGACCCGCTGCCGTACAGACCCGGGGAGTTCGACGTGATCGTGTGCGCCGAGGTGCTCGAGCACGTGCCCGAACCGCGGCGGCTGGTCGAGGGCATCCACACCATCGCCACGCCCGCCACGCGGGTCGTCGTGACCGTGCCCATCGAGCGCCCGAAGCTCCTCGTCAAGAAAGCGTTGAGGGCCGTCGGCCTCATGCGGCTGCTGTTCCCAGGCATCGAGCCGGGCTTCAGCGAGGGACATCTTCATTGCTTCTCCAAGCAGATGCTCCGCGACGTCACCCGCGGGCTCTTCGCCATCCGGCGCCTGCGGAACGTGTGGGGCTGCCACTACGCCGCGCTGATGTTGAAGGCCCAGGCGGCCTCGTGA